A window from Mangifera indica cultivar Alphonso chromosome 2, CATAS_Mindica_2.1, whole genome shotgun sequence encodes these proteins:
- the LOC123207486 gene encoding uncharacterized protein LOC123207486 isoform X2, whose translation MNKEMSAASTQEDLVKESSIDIDESSESESDPSLRGVITENAAPPIKPVFVPYSAFPRDFENPPLSQYPRHNEGVYTRTCDNNRGGITENIVPPPPPPRSPPRNYECSTYARDFENPPLSQFPKRNQTLSTQTRDNNRGVITENAAPPIKPVPGPFHCSAHARDFENPPLSQYPRHNEGVYTRTCDNNRNMEMTTAYKQDLVKELLNDTDESLKLKSIRGQCSIYRVPKKIRSVNEQVYTPEIGEELVYSKATRQCQIKTGFLIYLVQ comes from the exons ATGAACAAGGAGATGAGTGCTGCCTCGACACAAGAGGATTTGGTCAAAGAGTCGTCAATTGACATTGATGAAAGCTCAGAGTCCGAGTCTGATCCTAGTTTAAGG GGAGTTATCACTGAGAATGCAGCTCCGCCCATCAAGCCTGTTTTTGTTCCTTACTCAG CGTTTCCAAGGGATTTTGAAAACCCTCCTCTGTCTCAGTATCCCAGGCACAATGAGGGGGTGTACACTCGAACTTGTGATAATAACAGA GGAGGTATAACTGAGAATATAGTTCCGCCTCCACCTCCGCCTAGGTCTCCGCCTCGGAATTATGAATGCTCGA CGTATGCAAGGGATTTTGAAAACCCTCCTCTGTCTCAGTTTCCCAAGCGCAATCAAACATTGTCCACTCAAACTCGTGATAATAACAGA GGAGTTATCACTGAGAATGCAGCTCCGCCCATCAAACCTGTTCCTGGTCCATTTCATTGCTCGG CACATGCAAGGGATTTTGAAAACCCTCCTCTGTCTCAGTATCCCAGGCACAATGAGGGGGTGTACACTCGAACTTGTGATAATAACAGA AACATGGAGATGACTACTGCCTATAAACAAGATCTGGTCAAAGAGTTGCTAAATGACACTGATGAAAGCCTGAAGCTCAAGTCTATTCGTGGTCAGTGCTCTATTTACAGGGTGCCTAAAAAGATTCGTAGTGTAAATGAGCAAGTCTACACTCCTGAG ATTGGAGAAGAATTAGTCTACTCGAAGGCTACTCGTCAGTGTCAGATAAAAACTGGGTTTCTGATTTACCTTGTGCAGTAA
- the LOC123207486 gene encoding uncharacterized protein LOC123207486 isoform X1, translating to MLKLIKKQNLSKFSSEGDYQLIVIDYCYIQTFDFRTMNKEMSAASTQEDLVKESSIDIDESSESESDPSLRGVITENAAPPIKPVFVPYSAFPRDFENPPLSQYPRHNEGVYTRTCDNNRGGITENIVPPPPPPRSPPRNYECSTYARDFENPPLSQFPKRNQTLSTQTRDNNRGVITENAAPPIKPVPGPFHCSAHARDFENPPLSQYPRHNEGVYTRTCDNNRNMEMTTAYKQDLVKELLNDTDESLKLKSIRGQCSIYRVPKKIRSVNEQVYTPEIGEELVYSKATRQCQIKTGFLIYLVQ from the exons ATGTTAAAACTgatcaaaaaacaaaatttgtcaaaattttcttctgaGGGTGATTATCAGTTGATTGTTATTGACTATTGTTATATACAGACCTTTGACTTCAGAACAATGAACAAGGAGATGAGTGCTGCCTCGACACAAGAGGATTTGGTCAAAGAGTCGTCAATTGACATTGATGAAAGCTCAGAGTCCGAGTCTGATCCTAGTTTAAGG GGAGTTATCACTGAGAATGCAGCTCCGCCCATCAAGCCTGTTTTTGTTCCTTACTCAG CGTTTCCAAGGGATTTTGAAAACCCTCCTCTGTCTCAGTATCCCAGGCACAATGAGGGGGTGTACACTCGAACTTGTGATAATAACAGA GGAGGTATAACTGAGAATATAGTTCCGCCTCCACCTCCGCCTAGGTCTCCGCCTCGGAATTATGAATGCTCGA CGTATGCAAGGGATTTTGAAAACCCTCCTCTGTCTCAGTTTCCCAAGCGCAATCAAACATTGTCCACTCAAACTCGTGATAATAACAGA GGAGTTATCACTGAGAATGCAGCTCCGCCCATCAAACCTGTTCCTGGTCCATTTCATTGCTCGG CACATGCAAGGGATTTTGAAAACCCTCCTCTGTCTCAGTATCCCAGGCACAATGAGGGGGTGTACACTCGAACTTGTGATAATAACAGA AACATGGAGATGACTACTGCCTATAAACAAGATCTGGTCAAAGAGTTGCTAAATGACACTGATGAAAGCCTGAAGCTCAAGTCTATTCGTGGTCAGTGCTCTATTTACAGGGTGCCTAAAAAGATTCGTAGTGTAAATGAGCAAGTCTACACTCCTGAG ATTGGAGAAGAATTAGTCTACTCGAAGGCTACTCGTCAGTGTCAGATAAAAACTGGGTTTCTGATTTACCTTGTGCAGTAA
- the LOC123208274 gene encoding uncharacterized protein LOC123208274 — protein MTIRAQPDLVPSRNRVQWEKTKGALPLSLFGEEEKEDESSEPGLLFNGATQLKKTEKKVGSELNMSDLISNLYAGSEPSKVVSGTGLNLDSNGLGLKRSASNLDSNCSGLKLENWDSYGLKSESKGLDLKRSVSNFEINGSSLKLEDWGSYGLNLDSKGSDLKGSVSNLGLNGMDSKINLDSNGFNPVLDEDDDGCEFKAVETKLPNGDFNFKGNNKGTGNSEGAQQAFVFENGAQVPTGLFASSNGMTLKSGELDFGFDFSKSSLTSVGINCLFTNSEQKNDSGVQVPTNLFAASNGISQKTGQFDFGFGFSKSSVAPDGISSSLSKS, from the exons ATGACGATTAG GGCGCAGCCTGACTTGGTCCCGAGTCGGAATCGGGTTCAGTGGGAGAAAACCAAGGGCGCGTTGCCGTTATCGTTGTTTGGAGAGGAAGAGAAGGAGGATGAATCAAGTGAGCCGGGTTTGTTATTTAATGGTGCAACCCAGTTGAAAAAAACTGAGAAAAAGGTGGGATCGGAGTTAAATATGAGCGATCTGATTTCGAATTTATATGCTGGGAGCGAGCCGAGCAAGGTGGTAAGTGGTACGGGTTTGAATTTGGACTCAAATGGATTGGGTTTGAAGAGAAGTGCATCGAATTTGGATTCAAACTGTTCGggtttaaaattggaaaattgggATTCTTATGGGTTGAAATCGGAATCAAAGGGGTTGGATTTGAAGAGAAGTGTGTCGAATTTCGAAATAAACGGGTCGAGTTTAAAATTGGAGGATTGGGGTTCTTATGGGTTGAATTTGGATTCAAAAGGGTCGGACTTGAAGGGAAGTGTATCAAATTTGGGTTTGAATGGAATGGATTCGAAGATTAATTTGGATTCAAATGGATTTAATCCAGTTTTAGACGAGGATGATGATGGGTGCGAATTTAAGGCTGTAGAGACTAAATTACCAAACggagattttaattttaag GGCAACAACAAAGGGACTGGGAATTCTGAGGGAGCTCAGCAGGCATTTGTCTTTGAAAATGGGGCACAGGTTCCTACTGGTTTGTTTGCTTCATCAAATGGGATGACTCTAAAATCTGGTGAATTGGACTTTGGTTTTGATTTCAGCAAAAGTTCTCTGACATCAGTTGGTATTAATTGTTTGTTCACAAACAGTGAGCAGAAGAATGATAGTGGGGTGCAGGTTCCTACCAATTTATTTGCTGCATCAAATGGCATCTCTCAAAAAACTGGTCAATTTGACTTTGGTTTTGGTTTCAGCAAAAGTTCTGTGGCACCAGATGGTATTTCCAGTTCATTGTCAAAAAGCTAG
- the LOC123208726 gene encoding uncharacterized protein LOC123208726, translated as MEICILSKFHLTFKLVNLYLLGKDTKSQRYRGGLPLSIFGDGELENDDSSVHQDVSNYNLASSRTDDIKKSQGLSVSISDLITSLYNQAERKAPVNHSQKPSENGLDSLIKAVDSNLVDGDGDLDDDSWEFKDAVSRTVDEQISVPGLEDPHVKHSTKCHLDNLKVVRFVRKHKVLLLLVVKMDLYNELHQDGIISMVHSENQPLTNIHLNEFIEVLQEPKFHVLEAEYQLSMRLLLAEKDWRSAIELLKHVASTSKVLKLGSWEEQSSFFFHLVQNGVCLCARAETWCLVPASSRYLHLERFTGLLKFSDPQPKFCKPFMLLSSTNPTNMFTLLSECFTLRSSSGLEEAVRSISDPTGFEYNVTPKELLESIKYIHDLDALALHNHVFSGQEPTYRLTLLSSGAVPDMKMVVWNGEHYFLPLANLWASLETTNPPNLLRLHIKGLCLVEKAAVQVSGNPANTVPD; from the exons ATGGAAATCTGTATTCTATCTAAATTTCATCTTACTTTCAAATTGGTCAACCTGTATCTTTTG GGAAAAGACACTAAGTCACAGCGCTATAGGGGAGGCTTACCTCTGTCCATTTTTGGGGATGGTGAACTAGAGAATGATGACTCCTCAGTTCATCAAGATGTTTCTAATTACAATCTTGCTTCCTCCAGGACAGATGACATTAAGAAGAGTCAGGGGTTGAGTGTATCTATCAGTGATCTCATAACAAGTTTGTACAATCAAGCTGAGCGGAAAGCTCCTGTTAACCATTCACAAAAGCCAAGTGAAAATGGTCTTGATTCTTTAATTAAAGCTGTGGATTCTAATTTAGTAGATGGTGATGGTGATTTGGATGATGATTCCTGGGAATTTAAAGATGCTGTTTCCAGGACAGTAGATGAACAGATCTCAGTTCCTGGTCTTGAAGATCCACATGTGAAACACTCTACCAAG TGCCATCTTGACAATCTAAAGGTTGTAAGATTTGTTCGAAAGCACAAAGTACTGCTGCTCTTAGTGGTGAAGATG GATCTGTATAATGAATTGCACCAAGATGGTATTATTTCCATGGTTCACTCAGAGAATCAACCATTGACCAATATTCACCTTAATGAATTCATTGAAGTTCTCCAGGAACCGAAGTTCCATGTGCTTGAGGCAGAATATCAATTATCAATGAGGCTGCTACTC GCAGAGAAAGATTGGAGGTCGGCAATTGAACTCCTAAAACATGTGGCATCAACATCAAAGGTTCTAAAGTTGGGATCGTGGGAGGAGcagtcttctttttttttccacttGGTTCAAAATGGTGTCTGTTTGTGCGCAAGAGCTGAGACATGGTGCCTTG TACCTGCAAGCAGTAGATACTTGCACTTGGAGAGATTTACAGGGTTGTTGAAGTTCTCGGATCCTCAGCCAAAATTTTGCAAGCCATTCATGCTATTAAGTTCTACAAATCCCACTAACATGTTCACTCTTCTAAGCGAGTGTTTTACCTTACGGTCAAGTTCAGGACTTGAAGAGGCTGTCAGAAGTATTTCTGATCCAACAGGTTTTGAGTATAATGTAACTCCCAAGGAATTACTAGAATCCATCAAGTATATTCATGATCTTGATGCACTTGCACTTCATAACCATGTTTTCTCTGGACAAGAGCCTACCTATCGGCTAACTCTCCTAAGTTCTGGAGCAGTGCCAG ATATGAAAATGGTGGTATGGAATGGTGAGCACTATTTCCTACCTCTTGCAAACTTGTGGGCAAGTCTTGAAACAACTAATCCTCCAAACTTACTGCGCCTGCAT ATAAAGGGACTGTGTCTGGTAGAAAAAGCTGCAGTTCAAGTTTCTGGGAACCCAGCGAACACAGTGCCCGattga
- the LOC123208727 gene encoding uncharacterized PE-PGRS family protein PE_PGRS54-like gives MAEFSFKGGTRRGGAGGRVPTSVSDLSFIGSIGGGGVGNGQIGEVLAPMFKFSFNGGIAGGDRTWGGGVTISMFDFSFKGGLGGRGGGETVSVLMSDFSLTGGTRGEGGREGERGLTPISNFPFKASVGGGAGEVVNDEATARARREEVEIKVFGVLLESVVLRSGVGGGGGKNEDLGRVDETLATGERKIVVYIEGG, from the coding sequence ATGGCAGAGTTCTCCTTTAAAGGCGGCACAAGAAGAGGAGGGGCAGGGGGTAGGGTTCCAACTTCAGTGTCTGATTTATCCTTCATTGGTAGCATAGGAGGAGGTGGTGTGGGTAACGGTCAGATTGGAGAAGTTCTAGCACCAATGtttaaattttccttcaatGGCGGCATAGCAGGAGGTGATAGGACTTGGGGTGGAGGTGTTACAATTTCAATGTTTGATTTTTCATTCAAAGGTGGCTTGGGAGGAAGAGGTGGGGGTGAAACAGTTTCAGTTCTGATGTCAGATTTCTCCCTCACAGGTGGCACAAGAGGAGAGGGAGGGCGTGAGGGTGAAAGAGGTCTAACTCCAATTTCTAATTTCCCCTTCAAAGCTAGTGTGGGAGGAGGTGCAGGTGAGGTAGTCAATGATGAAGCAACTGCAAGGGCTAGAAGGGAAGAAGtagaaattaaagtttttggaGTTCTACTAGAGAGTGTAGTTTTAAGAAGTGGTgttggaggaggaggaggtaAGAATGAAGATTTGGGAAGGGTTGATGAAACACTCGCAACAGGTGAAAGGAAGATAGTAGTATACATTGAAGGTGGTTAA